The DNA segment CCATGCCGGTACCTATCCCTAGTGACCCGCCGGTTCTGCCGCCGGTACCAGTGCCTGTTCCGACCATACCGGTACCTATCCCTAGTGACCCGCCGGTACCGGTGCCGGTTCCGAGCGGTCAGGTACTTCCGGTGCCTTTACCTACCGATCCTTAGCTGACCCAGTACAGCAAATTCCAGATCAGTGCACCTCGTGTGCCGCGAACGTTGATTAACATCCGACAGCGTGGAGGAGGAATGATGTCTGGACTTGGTAGAGGAAACTGGTGAGGTTAGCGAACCTGTGCGGGGTTGTGATGGATACGATGTGGTGGTGGCTTCACGGCCGCGTTGCGTTGACTGACGGTCCTGGAAAGGGGCAGTGGTAGGCGGGTTCGTGATCCGGTCTACCAGTGTAGTTTCGTTGCTGGTGGGTCAGGCTTTGTGTTTGGTGTTGTGCCCCCAGTGGAACACGAACGGTGCTACTACAGCGGCGAAGGCCAGGTGGGCGAATACTTCGAATGGCTGGTTTGGCATTTGGAATTGGGGGAGCGCGAATCGTCCGATGAGTTGGAAGTTGACGAGGTAGAGGATCAGGCCATACACGAGGGCGGCCACTGCGATGGTTGCATCCCGTGGTAGCCGGGCAGCTATAAGCCCGAAAATCGCGCCGAAAATTAGTGAGTTGACTGTGTGGACGGCAACGCCGAGGGGCACCGAAGCTGTCCCAGCCATCAACGAGTCAGCGCCCAGAACAATCGATGAGATGAGATTCAGGGGTGCGACCGCCGGATTGCCTTGGCTTGCTGAGAACCACATGGTTACGCCGATGAACAGGGCGCCTCCGACAACGCCGCCCAAGGCGCCGAGTAGGGCGTAGCGGACGAGGCTTGGTTTCGTTCGTGCTTCATGTATTGACACGATGGGACTTCCTGGCAAGTGGGCTTACCCAGCCTGGCTGCAACGGTTGCAGCAAATATCACGGAGACTCAGGCCATGTTCGGTTGTGCGAGTGTACCCGTTCACTGGCGGCGTCGGCTAGGGAACGCCCGGAATCTTCGCCCCTCCCTTTATTAGGCGCAAAAAGGCTATGACACCAAGGGCCCCCTTTGGGGCTCATCGTTTTCGGAGTGGCGCATTTTTTGTGTTCAAGTTTTAAGTGCAGATGGTCATCAATGCCGTTATTGGCATGATGACCATCTGCACTTGGGGTCGCTGTCCGCTACCAATCGTGCGGCTGTTGTGAGCGGGTGTTCTTACTCTGACTGCGCGGTGGTGGTTCCCGCTGCGGTCTTGGTGCCCTTCTGGTGTTGTACGGCTAGGGCCGCGCCGGCGGCGAGGACGGCTCCGCCGCCGAGGCCGATCAGGCCTAGGTCGGGTCCGCTGGTGTTGGTTCCCTCGATGCCTGTTCCGGGGGCGCCGGAGGGCATGGACCCGCCCGGCTGTGGGGCGAGGTTTCCGCTGCCGTTGAGTTCGCCATTGACACCGTTGGGGAAGAAGCCGCCGGAGCGTACTGGTTCCGGGTTTAAGTAGACGATGTTCAGGACCTGGCCGGGGGTGCGGCTGAAGGCGAGCCCGTTTGCGTCGGTGGGTACGAGGTTAGCCTCGTCCGTGGTGCCGATTCCCTGATCCAGGTCATCAGGCCCGTCGAGGCTGTCCCTGGCGTCAGAGATTGCCAGGGCTGGTACCTGCAGGTCCTTCGAGTACAGCGAGGTCCTGATGATACCGGCATGGTACGCCTCGACGGCGAGGATACCGGCGGCGGCGTCCAGGAAGGTTTTGTTATCAATCAGGGGTGCTGCACCCTTGTAGGCGGTGACTCCAACATCTTCGAAGATGAATGCGCCTAGCAGGAAGTTATCTTCGTTTTCATAGACGTCGAAAGGTTCGCCTTCCTTGATCAGCCCTGCGGCGACGGCAGCGGCGGTGAAACTCGCTCCGATGTCAATGCTGGGGCGGGAGACGGCGGCACTGCCAAGGGCTGTGCGTAGGAAAGCCACGTGTGCTTTTTCATCTGCGGCGATTTCCCTGGCGTACTGCTCGATCGCTTTGGTCTTGAAGGGGACCGCGTGCCCGCCCGTGACACCGCCGGGGGTGCCGGTCCCGCCGACCAGATCATCGGGGAGGCCTTGACCGTCAAGTGCCCGCAGGTAGAACTCTGCTTCCAGGTATTCCAGGTTCAGGGCGAAGTTCAGGATCGCTGAATCGCTGGGGCCTTCCATGTCCATGGTGGCGGCGCGAGCCGGTGTTGCTGCGAGCATCGTCGCTCCACCAACCCCCAGACCGGTTAGCCCGGCGGCGCGGAAGAACCGTCGCCGGTCTACCGGGTTTTCCGCGCTTCTGGAAATAGCTTTGGCAATAAAACTCTGATCGAACATAACCCAACACCAACCGTTCATTAGAAACACTGGGAGATGTTTAGGTCAGCCCCCTTTGTACTCATGATCATTATCGGTCAAACCGATAATTACAAGGCCTACTGCCATATGATCAGAAAAATGAGTGTTTTCTACGCAGGGTGGCTGGAAATCAGGTAGGCGTAG comes from the Arthrobacter sp. CAN_C5 genome and includes:
- a CDS encoding ferritin-like domain-containing protein, which produces MFDQSFIAKAISRSAENPVDRRRFFRAAGLTGLGVGGATMLAATPARAATMDMEGPSDSAILNFALNLEYLEAEFYLRALDGQGLPDDLVGGTGTPGGVTGGHAVPFKTKAIEQYAREIAADEKAHVAFLRTALGSAAVSRPSIDIGASFTAAAVAAGLIKEGEPFDVYENEDNFLLGAFIFEDVGVTAYKGAAPLIDNKTFLDAAAGILAVEAYHAGIIRTSLYSKDLQVPALAISDARDSLDGPDDLDQGIGTTDEANLVPTDANGLAFSRTPGQVLNIVYLNPEPVRSGGFFPNGVNGELNGSGNLAPQPGGSMPSGAPGTGIEGTNTSGPDLGLIGLGGGAVLAAGAALAVQHQKGTKTAAGTTTAQSE